The following proteins come from a genomic window of Candidatus Poribacteria bacterium:
- a CDS encoding sugar phosphate isomerase/epimerase → MSKLGLIHYNYASKSLDDFLKFTSETGFSYVELQISDVWNSETADPEKNAEAVRAQVEGYGLQVSALAAGNDFVLLEEETIRAQVERMERIAGLAKLLGTSVLRTEGGAAKDAVPESQWVEAMAGCLKRCLEFAERDAVYLAVDNHGIVTNDGDLQVELFERVGSKYVGANMDTMNYRWAGHDLETVGRYYEIVAPYTLHTHLKDGTGSRGDYRGEALGEGEIDLAKAIHCLREAGYDGVWCCEYEGRENDGTGQRKSFAWMQANL, encoded by the coding sequence CTTCAGTTATGTTGAACTCCAGATCAGCGATGTATGGAATTCAGAGACGGCTGATCCTGAAAAGAACGCCGAAGCCGTGAGGGCACAAGTTGAAGGTTATGGCTTGCAAGTCTCGGCACTGGCAGCGGGGAACGATTTTGTTCTGCTCGAAGAAGAGACGATCCGTGCCCAAGTTGAGCGGATGGAACGTATTGCCGGACTCGCTAAACTGCTTGGCACTTCAGTACTCCGTACGGAAGGTGGTGCAGCGAAAGATGCTGTCCCCGAAAGTCAATGGGTCGAAGCGATGGCTGGCTGCTTAAAGCGATGCCTCGAATTTGCTGAACGCGACGCGGTCTACTTGGCTGTGGACAACCACGGTATCGTTACAAACGATGGCGATTTGCAGGTAGAACTCTTTGAGCGGGTCGGTTCCAAGTATGTCGGTGCGAATATGGATACGATGAATTACCGCTGGGCGGGTCACGATTTAGAAACCGTAGGCAGATACTATGAAATTGTCGCGCCGTATACGTTGCACACACACCTGAAAGACGGGACAGGTTCACGTGGTGATTATCGCGGCGAGGCACTCGGCGAAGGTGAAATAGATCTCGCGAAGGCAATTCACTGCCTAAGAGAAGCGGGGTACGATGGTGTCTGGTGCTGCGAGTATGAAGGTAGAGAAAACGACGGCACGGGTCAGCGAAAAAGTTTTGCTTGGATGCAAGCGAACTTATAG
- a CDS encoding SAM-dependent chlorinase/fluorinase, producing the protein MDNPSGIITLTTDFGTSDAYVGIMKGVILGINPEVQAVDLTHAIPPQDIHDAALSIHSAHRYFPEGTIHTIVVDPGVGSDRQAVVCQTDHAFFVCPDNGILTYLLQEIENTGGQSINAVAIQNQAYYLPEVSNTFHGRDIFAPVAAHLSLGVPPLDIGPPVEDLVQLPVPIPQVSGSTIIGQIVKIDRFGNAITNISESVLAGIGSTYEIRVGGTRLMRLNRAYAESGIGKPLAIIGSFGLLEIAINGGSAEVSLGLKWGDVVEIQRYN; encoded by the coding sequence ATGGACAATCCATCTGGTATCATTACACTGACAACGGATTTCGGGACAAGTGATGCTTATGTTGGGATCATGAAGGGAGTGATCCTCGGCATCAATCCAGAGGTGCAGGCGGTCGATCTCACACATGCGATCCCACCGCAGGATATTCACGATGCTGCACTTTCAATCCATTCTGCGCATCGCTATTTTCCAGAAGGTACGATCCACACCATCGTCGTTGATCCGGGTGTCGGGAGCGACCGGCAGGCGGTGGTTTGCCAAACAGACCATGCTTTTTTCGTCTGTCCTGACAATGGAATATTGACCTATCTACTGCAAGAGATTGAGAACACTGGTGGACAGTCAATAAATGCGGTGGCAATTCAGAACCAGGCTTACTATCTACCAGAAGTGAGCAACACCTTCCACGGTAGAGATATTTTCGCACCTGTTGCAGCACACTTATCTCTTGGTGTGCCGCCTCTGGACATCGGTCCACCGGTGGAGGATCTCGTTCAACTCCCTGTTCCGATACCTCAAGTCTCTGGAAGCACAATAATCGGACAAATTGTCAAAATTGATAGATTTGGGAACGCGATAACGAACATATCGGAAAGCGTGCTTGCTGGAATTGGCTCTACTTACGAGATTAGGGTTGGAGGTACGCGATTGATGCGGCTCAATCGTGCTTACGCTGAATCTGGCATCGGTAAGCCTTTGGCGATTATTGGGAGTTTTGGGTTGTTAGAAATTGCCATTAATGGTGGCAGTGCCGAAGTTAGTTTGGGGTTAAAATGGGGAGATGTCGTTGAAATTCAGAGGTATAATTGA
- the trpS gene encoding tryptophan--tRNA ligase: MKQIALTGLKPTGPPHIGNYLGMLKPSLELAERYQALYFIPDYHALTTVRDREELTNLTYQATATWIALGLNPDEVIIYRQSDIPEVFELAWVLSCFTAKGLLNRSHAYKAIVDDNIAEGREEDKNINIGLFTYPVLMAADILLFGTHVVPVGLDQQQHLEITRDVALIFNNTYGNVLTIPEAVIRKEVMTIPGIDGRKMSKSYNNVIPIFAPSNQVLKPVKRIVTDSMRPEEPKDPNECNIFAIYQHFADADAVAAKRKLYLEGGLAYGAMKQELFELLESTFATKRDRYNDLMNNTAELDKILGEGAEKARAIAAPIMAKVRKAVGVRG, translated from the coding sequence TTGAAACAGATTGCTTTAACAGGACTCAAACCGACAGGTCCCCCGCATATCGGCAACTACCTCGGTATGCTTAAACCGTCGCTGGAACTGGCAGAACGGTATCAGGCACTCTACTTTATACCCGACTATCATGCCTTGACCACCGTCAGAGACCGTGAAGAGTTGACCAATCTCACCTATCAAGCAACAGCGACGTGGATAGCATTGGGATTAAATCCAGATGAGGTGATTATCTACCGCCAATCGGATATTCCAGAGGTGTTTGAGTTGGCGTGGGTTTTGTCCTGTTTCACAGCAAAAGGCTTGTTGAACCGCTCGCATGCCTACAAGGCGATAGTTGATGACAATATTGCTGAGGGACGCGAAGAGGACAAAAACATTAACATTGGACTCTTTACGTACCCGGTTTTGATGGCGGCAGATATCCTGCTCTTCGGCACACACGTTGTACCCGTCGGGCTTGACCAGCAGCAACACCTCGAAATTACGCGCGATGTCGCCCTTATCTTCAATAATACCTATGGCAACGTCTTGACAATCCCAGAAGCCGTAATTCGGAAAGAAGTGATGACTATCCCCGGTATTGATGGTAGGAAGATGAGCAAAAGTTATAACAACGTTATTCCGATCTTCGCACCGTCAAACCAAGTGCTTAAGCCCGTTAAACGTATTGTAACGGATTCCATGCGTCCCGAAGAGCCGAAAGACCCCAATGAATGCAACATCTTTGCAATCTATCAGCACTTCGCGGATGCGGATGCCGTTGCTGCGAAGCGGAAACTCTATCTTGAGGGTGGGCTTGCCTACGGTGCCATGAAACAGGAACTCTTTGAATTACTGGAATCTACATTTGCCACGAAACGCGATCGGTATAATGACTTGATGAACAACACCGCTGAATTGGACAAAATACTTGGAGAAGGCGCGGAAAAAGCACGTGCCATCGCGGCACCGATCATGGCAAAAGTCCGTAAAGCCGTTGGTGTGCGTGGTTAA
- a CDS encoding LamG domain-containing protein, whose amino-acid sequence MKFNALTVVLFSLGLMALSLFIVNSSNAEISQNDVVGIWLFDDGAGSVAMDSSGNNNHGTIVNAPIWVDGRFGGALGFDGSGNCVNTNAKLLNGVREFTVVAWVKPGNITTNRVGVIGQNDSPEFGFINPTSVMLWTPTAGGNENPYEHPPGEWHHVAAVATRTFTKVYVDGNPTTKEGSWINHGRSDFNVNIGGCGVWDGSGNWFTGAMDEVGLFHAPLTDADIVDLMNNGLNALGVAVEPAGKLALTWGSLKETEY is encoded by the coding sequence ATGAAATTTAACGCTTTAACAGTTGTCCTGTTCAGTCTGGGACTGATGGCTTTAAGCCTCTTCATTGTCAATAGCAGTAACGCCGAAATTAGCCAGAACGATGTTGTCGGCATCTGGCTGTTCGACGATGGAGCCGGAAGCGTGGCGATGGACTCGTCAGGAAATAATAATCACGGGACGATTGTCAACGCCCCGATTTGGGTAGATGGTCGATTTGGCGGTGCCTTAGGCTTTGATGGCTCAGGCAACTGCGTGAACACCAACGCGAAACTCCTCAACGGTGTGCGTGAATTTACAGTCGTTGCTTGGGTGAAACCTGGGAATATCACCACCAATCGTGTTGGGGTGATAGGTCAGAACGACTCACCAGAATTCGGTTTTATTAACCCGACATCTGTCATGCTGTGGACACCTACAGCTGGCGGTAACGAAAATCCTTACGAACACCCGCCGGGTGAGTGGCATCATGTCGCTGCCGTTGCGACCCGAACCTTCACGAAGGTTTACGTTGATGGCAATCCGACGACGAAGGAAGGCAGCTGGATCAATCACGGCAGGTCCGATTTCAATGTGAATATCGGTGGATGCGGCGTTTGGGACGGTAGCGGGAACTGGTTCACAGGGGCAATGGACGAGGTCGGTCTTTTCCACGCGCCTTTGACCGATGCAGATATCGTTGACCTGATGAATAACGGCTTGAACGCTTTGGGGGTTGCAGTAGAACCGGCGGGTAAACTTGCGCTAACTTGGGGGTCGCTGAAAGAAACAGAGTATTAA
- a CDS encoding RNA-binding protein, with amino-acid sequence MNIYVGNVPYAATEEDLETLFGEYGPVATATIIRDRYDGRSKGFGFVEMENQEDGERAIEALDGQEMMGRPLKVNPARPRTERREPRRYDDRDDNDMEI; translated from the coding sequence ATGAATATCTACGTTGGCAACGTGCCTTACGCCGCCACGGAAGAAGACCTCGAAACACTCTTTGGTGAGTATGGTCCAGTTGCTACCGCTACGATTATCCGTGACCGGTACGACGGTCGCTCCAAAGGGTTTGGATTTGTTGAAATGGAAAACCAAGAGGATGGCGAGCGAGCAATAGAAGCGTTGGATGGTCAAGAGATGATGGGACGTCCCCTGAAAGTCAATCCTGCGCGTCCTCGCACAGAACGCCGCGAGCCACGCCGGTACGACGATAGAGACGACAACGATATGGAAATATAG
- the polA gene encoding DNA polymerase I — protein sequence MQNEQKDTVYIIDTHAEIFRAYYAIRSGLTSSITGEATHAVFGFAGTLIRILTELQAKYVVAAIDTPGDTFRNELYSEYKANRSPAPDDLVTQIHRILQLLEAFGILTLGKPELEADDIIASVTQAILDDPNAQNVDVSIISRDKDLEQLIEDRVTMLDLHNNKIVDERSLWETKGIKPDQVIDTLALMGDTSDNVPGVEKVGLKTAAQLIQQYGSIDGIFENIDEIKGKRRENLEKARAQLPLSKQLVTLIRDADLDFSLEQARVKPLDLQKIRPLLQELELKRYEQVVTKLAGGDTESVTAPATRKERVAELAQKTDAILDKGSYGTAETGDYSAVVTLEDLNALVETLSVQEIISFDTETDGLDREAKLCGLSFSWKPKRGVYVPVRSPQPENHLDIDTVLSALKPILEDPARPKCGHNLKFDASILIRNGVKLQGVVFDTLLASQLVDARTPSHNLDTLALLHLEHKMISFEELTRDSNDPTSTDEAEQLDGLFEAENTRQKTIDEVPLAEATVYAAEDADITLRLYHFLTPKLDALGITELVREIESPLAPILAEMEYNGIVCDKAELKRQSGVIEKLVNDRQAEIHEIVGYPFNIDSPSQLAQVLFDELGFKPVKRTRGGKVSTDVTVLEALSLREDVNDPKTSVPRLIIDYRQYRKLQSTYLAQLQSAIDERTDRIHTHLYQLTTATGRLKSDGPNLQNIPVRTEIGRQLRRAFTAPEGHKLICADYSQIELRILAHFSEDESLIETFTEDLDIHTTVASQVFQLPTELVTRELRDKAKTINFGIIYGVSPTGLARRIKGMRVKEASALIEDYKTRFPGIDRFLQQCVQEASDHGYVRTLTGRRRAIPEIYSTNRSRRSLGERLAINTVVQGSAADLMKAAMVHVQHRIDADKLPLKMLLQIHDELVLEVPETVAAEQAEIVCEEMENAMSLLVPLRTEAGIGDNWMVAK from the coding sequence ATGCAGAACGAGCAAAAGGATACTGTCTATATTATTGACACGCACGCCGAAATATTTCGCGCTTACTACGCGATTCGTAGTGGGTTAACAAGCAGCATTACCGGTGAAGCGACACATGCGGTCTTCGGATTCGCTGGAACGCTGATTAGAATTTTAACCGAGCTTCAGGCAAAGTATGTCGTCGCTGCAATTGATACACCCGGCGACACGTTTCGCAATGAACTCTATTCGGAATACAAGGCGAATCGTTCTCCTGCCCCTGATGACCTCGTGACCCAGATTCATCGCATCCTGCAATTGCTTGAGGCATTTGGTATTTTGACGCTCGGTAAACCGGAATTGGAGGCAGACGACATCATCGCCTCTGTTACACAAGCAATACTTGACGATCCAAACGCACAAAATGTTGATGTTTCTATTATTTCCAGAGACAAAGACCTGGAGCAGCTGATTGAGGACCGGGTGACAATGCTCGACCTCCACAACAATAAGATTGTTGATGAGCGATCGTTGTGGGAGACGAAAGGTATAAAACCGGACCAAGTTATTGATACGCTTGCGTTGATGGGTGATACTTCTGATAATGTTCCCGGTGTCGAAAAAGTAGGCTTGAAAACCGCTGCACAATTGATTCAGCAGTACGGTTCTATTGACGGTATTTTTGAAAACATTGATGAGATTAAAGGGAAACGTCGCGAGAATTTGGAAAAGGCGAGAGCGCAACTTCCGCTTTCAAAACAACTGGTAACCTTGATACGAGACGCTGATTTGGACTTTTCCTTAGAGCAGGCACGCGTCAAACCGCTTGACCTTCAGAAAATCCGCCCGCTGCTTCAGGAATTGGAACTCAAACGTTATGAACAGGTTGTAACAAAACTTGCAGGCGGGGATACTGAGTCTGTAACCGCACCGGCAACACGCAAGGAACGGGTTGCGGAATTAGCACAAAAAACGGATGCTATTTTGGACAAGGGCAGCTACGGCACCGCTGAAACAGGCGATTATTCAGCGGTTGTTACGCTCGAAGATCTGAACGCGCTCGTTGAGACGCTATCGGTACAAGAAATCATCAGTTTTGATACCGAAACAGATGGCTTGGATCGTGAAGCGAAACTTTGTGGGTTAAGTTTCTCTTGGAAACCGAAACGAGGCGTTTATGTACCGGTGCGTTCCCCGCAGCCTGAAAACCATTTAGATATAGACACCGTGCTTTCGGCACTCAAGCCGATTCTTGAGGATCCGGCGCGACCGAAATGTGGACATAACCTGAAGTTTGATGCAAGTATCCTCATTAGGAACGGTGTTAAACTTCAAGGTGTGGTTTTTGATACGCTGCTCGCAAGCCAATTGGTCGATGCGCGGACACCCTCTCACAACCTTGATACGTTGGCACTGCTCCATTTAGAGCATAAAATGATCTCGTTTGAGGAACTAACGCGGGATTCCAACGATCCAACGTCTACTGACGAAGCAGAACAATTGGATGGACTGTTCGAGGCAGAGAACACACGGCAGAAGACAATTGATGAAGTGCCTTTGGCGGAAGCCACAGTTTACGCTGCAGAAGATGCAGACATCACGCTCCGTCTCTATCACTTCCTTACGCCGAAACTTGATGCGTTGGGTATTACAGAATTGGTGCGCGAGATCGAATCACCGCTCGCGCCGATTCTCGCTGAGATGGAATATAACGGCATCGTTTGCGATAAAGCGGAACTCAAACGCCAAAGCGGGGTCATTGAAAAACTCGTTAATGATCGGCAAGCAGAAATTCACGAAATAGTCGGGTATCCGTTTAATATTGATTCACCAAGCCAATTGGCGCAAGTCCTGTTTGATGAGCTCGGTTTCAAACCGGTAAAACGGACACGCGGCGGCAAAGTCTCCACGGATGTCACTGTGTTAGAAGCACTTTCCCTCAGAGAGGATGTCAACGATCCGAAGACGAGTGTACCACGCTTAATTATTGATTACCGCCAGTATCGTAAGTTACAGAGCACCTATCTGGCACAGCTCCAGAGTGCTATTGATGAAAGAACAGACCGTATCCATACACATCTCTATCAGTTAACGACAGCAACGGGTCGTTTGAAGTCCGACGGTCCGAATCTACAAAATATCCCTGTCCGTACGGAGATCGGCAGACAGTTACGGCGTGCATTTACGGCACCAGAAGGACATAAGTTAATCTGCGCGGACTATTCGCAGATCGAACTCCGTATTTTGGCACACTTTAGTGAAGATGAAAGTCTGATTGAGACATTCACCGAAGATTTGGACATCCATACAACTGTTGCCTCACAGGTGTTTCAGTTGCCGACGGAATTGGTTACACGAGAACTCCGTGATAAGGCGAAAACTATTAATTTCGGTATCATCTATGGGGTCTCCCCGACAGGTCTGGCGCGTCGGATTAAGGGGATGCGTGTAAAAGAGGCATCAGCTCTCATTGAGGATTACAAAACGCGTTTTCCGGGAATAGATCGTTTTCTGCAGCAGTGTGTCCAAGAAGCATCAGATCACGGATATGTGCGTACACTCACCGGTAGACGACGCGCGATTCCTGAAATTTATTCCACCAACCGAAGTCGGCGCAGTCTCGGTGAACGCTTGGCAATCAATACCGTCGTGCAAGGTTCTGCTGCGGATCTGATGAAGGCGGCGATGGTACATGTACAACATCGAATTGATGCGGATAAATTGCCGTTAAAAATGCTGCTACAGATTCATGATGAGTTGGTACTTGAGGTACCGGAAACAGTCGCTGCGGAGCAGGCTGAGATTGTTTGTGAAGAGATGGAAAATGCGATGTCGCTGCTCGTACCGCTTCGGACAGAAGCAGGAATTGGGGATAATTGGATGGTCGCGAAGTAA
- a CDS encoding NAD(P)/FAD-dependent oxidoreductase, whose protein sequence is MAETIYDVAVIGAGPAGTQAAVSASHQMRHVLMLHSGKVSFSRGRAYWSKSVEIEDAPVFPGIIGPNFAKELMKWMESRPVVDFMLGSEKRKTGIDIRDGLVQKLTRSGDLFELEASTKTLKQNTPLEVTHFKSHTVVVAAGFDDKWPDIEFEQGEERLYKQYATVFRYAGNKKGWHVCIRCDGHLHVNEHLALLGVGDYIYEAAIGAQDFTDKITILTNGRPHGMSPPVLEQVKARKINIIETKIKRHIGEKTDLLGFEMVDGSELFFHGFLVDEGLIPNTKFLDGWDYQKDEEGLIIANEDMQMLDSNGDPIPGLFAAGDIISGERNLIATAFALGQEAGLSASDSLRRWHFPD, encoded by the coding sequence ATGGCAGAAACGATTTACGATGTTGCAGTGATTGGCGCGGGACCTGCTGGCACACAAGCCGCAGTCTCAGCGAGCCATCAAATGCGGCATGTCTTGATGCTACACTCTGGAAAAGTCAGTTTTAGTCGCGGGCGTGCTTACTGGTCAAAGTCGGTGGAGATTGAAGACGCGCCGGTCTTTCCCGGTATCATCGGCCCCAATTTTGCGAAGGAACTCATGAAGTGGATGGAGAGCCGCCCGGTTGTCGATTTCATGCTCGGATCGGAAAAACGAAAAACTGGCATTGATATACGCGATGGATTGGTGCAAAAACTCACACGGAGCGGTGATCTCTTTGAACTTGAAGCCTCTACAAAAACACTTAAACAAAATACACCTTTAGAGGTCACACATTTTAAATCTCACACCGTGGTCGTTGCTGCCGGGTTTGATGACAAATGGCCCGATATTGAGTTTGAACAAGGTGAAGAACGCCTCTATAAGCAGTATGCGACCGTCTTCCGCTACGCCGGTAACAAAAAAGGGTGGCACGTCTGTATCCGGTGCGATGGACATCTCCATGTCAATGAACATTTAGCACTCCTCGGTGTCGGCGACTATATTTATGAGGCAGCGATCGGTGCGCAAGACTTTACCGATAAAATCACAATCCTAACAAACGGCAGACCGCACGGTATGTCGCCGCCTGTGTTGGAACAGGTGAAGGCACGTAAAATTAATATCATTGAGACAAAGATTAAACGGCATATTGGTGAAAAAACAGACCTTTTAGGGTTTGAGATGGTTGATGGAAGCGAGTTATTTTTCCACGGTTTCCTTGTTGATGAAGGCTTAATCCCGAATACGAAGTTTCTTGACGGATGGGATTACCAGAAAGACGAAGAAGGTTTGATTATCGCAAACGAAGATATGCAAATGTTAGATAGCAATGGGGACCCGATTCCTGGACTCTTTGCCGCGGGCGATATTATATCTGGTGAGCGAAACCTGATCGCAACGGCGTTCGCACTTGGCCAGGAAGCAGGTTTGTCGGCATCAGACTCCTTGCGTCGGTGGCACTTTCCGGATTAG
- a CDS encoding menaquinone biosynthesis decarboxylase has translation MAYDSLTEFVKALDRAGELKRIKTTVSPDLEIAEITDRVSKAEGPALLFEKVEGSKMPLLINTYGSYRRMAMALGVDDLGQVASEIESMIKLDAPDTLLDKVKILRMLSQLTNFPPKTVKKGACQEVVLTGEDASLDVLPLIKCWPLDADRYITLPQVFTHSLKTGQRNVGTYRLQKITPHALAMHWQIHHDGAAHHREYRQAAQQMPVAIALGGDPAMSYIGTAPLPSGIDELLFAGFLRKSNVEMVPAKTIDMLVPADADIVIEGYIEPDETCIEGPFGDHTGFYSLADEYPLMHITAITHRKNPIYQTIIVGKPPMEDCYMGKATERIFMPLIKTQLPELVDMNLPLFGVFHNFALISIDKHYPYQAKKMMHSFWGLGQLMFSKIIIVVDKDVDVQNVEEVLFYVGSNVDPKRDVTIVEGPVDVLDHASPLMGAGSKMGIDATTKWAEEGYQREWPEEIRMSDDVIALVDEKWKKYGF, from the coding sequence ATGGCATACGATAGCCTCACAGAGTTTGTGAAAGCCTTGGATCGTGCAGGCGAACTCAAACGCATTAAAACGACTGTATCCCCGGACCTCGAAATTGCCGAAATTACCGATCGCGTGAGTAAGGCAGAGGGTCCCGCCCTCCTGTTTGAAAAGGTTGAGGGCAGCAAGATGCCGCTCCTGATTAATACCTACGGCTCGTATCGGCGGATGGCGATGGCACTCGGTGTTGACGATCTTGGACAGGTCGCGTCCGAAATTGAGAGTATGATTAAATTGGATGCCCCTGATACGCTCCTTGATAAAGTGAAAATCCTTCGGATGCTATCCCAACTGACGAACTTTCCACCGAAAACAGTGAAAAAAGGCGCGTGTCAAGAGGTCGTCTTGACCGGTGAAGACGCATCCTTGGATGTCCTACCCCTTATTAAATGCTGGCCCCTCGATGCTGACCGGTATATCACCTTACCCCAAGTTTTTACGCATAGCCTCAAAACAGGTCAACGAAATGTCGGGACGTATCGTTTGCAAAAGATAACCCCACACGCATTAGCGATGCATTGGCAGATTCACCACGATGGTGCCGCGCATCATCGCGAATATCGTCAAGCCGCGCAACAGATGCCTGTGGCAATCGCGCTCGGCGGCGATCCGGCAATGTCTTACATCGGTACGGCACCGCTGCCGTCCGGTATTGATGAACTCTTATTTGCAGGGTTTCTCCGTAAATCGAATGTTGAGATGGTGCCTGCTAAGACGATTGATATGCTTGTCCCAGCAGATGCCGACATCGTGATTGAGGGGTATATTGAGCCAGACGAGACTTGCATAGAAGGCCCGTTTGGTGATCATACGGGGTTTTATTCTTTAGCAGATGAGTACCCACTGATGCACATCACGGCGATTACGCACCGCAAAAACCCCATCTATCAGACAATTATCGTCGGTAAACCGCCGATGGAGGATTGCTACATGGGGAAAGCGACTGAGCGGATATTTATGCCGTTGATTAAGACGCAGCTCCCGGAACTCGTAGATATGAATCTACCCTTGTTCGGCGTATTCCACAATTTCGCACTGATTTCTATCGACAAACACTACCCTTATCAGGCAAAAAAGATGATGCACAGTTTTTGGGGACTCGGGCAGCTGATGTTCAGTAAAATCATCATCGTTGTTGATAAAGATGTCGATGTTCAGAATGTTGAAGAGGTGCTTTTCTATGTCGGCAGCAATGTTGATCCGAAACGGGATGTGACAATCGTCGAGGGACCTGTTGATGTGTTGGATCATGCTTCTCCACTTATGGGTGCCGGTTCTAAGATGGGTATTGATGCGACGACGAAGTGGGCAGAGGAAGGGTATCAACGCGAGTGGCCCGAGGAGATTCGGATGTCTGACGACGTGATTGCGTTAGTTGATGAGAAGTGGAAAAAATATGGGTTTTAA
- a CDS encoding discoidin domain-containing protein, with protein sequence MKIMLVLAGFVLMMAYCIIGNPIDMAQAEEVLGTGTESLLGGDLTDPEDNGEPDADKGYDAEFSSNEEPGFGGGEFSFNVFDNRLGPINDKWCCGKGGGIPDEGLWIMAEFEEQYALTHFTVSSANDVPARDPTVWEVQGSNDGKKFETIYAHDGDSFWDQRLQVVLFEAGEDYDKQKTGYRFFRHVTFDTAANPAGAYFQIGEIEFFGDDSYPVDPKTKLATTWGRIKNAR encoded by the coding sequence ATGAAAATTATGTTAGTATTAGCAGGATTTGTGTTGATGATGGCCTACTGTATTATCGGAAACCCGATCGACATGGCACAGGCGGAGGAAGTCTTGGGAACGGGAACGGAGTCACTGCTCGGAGGCGACCTAACCGACCCAGAAGACAATGGCGAGCCTGACGCAGATAAGGGGTACGATGCCGAATTCTCATCTAATGAGGAACCCGGGTTCGGGGGCGGCGAATTTTCGTTTAATGTCTTCGATAACCGCCTGGGTCCCATCAATGACAAATGGTGCTGCGGAAAGGGAGGCGGCATCCCAGATGAAGGGTTATGGATAATGGCTGAGTTTGAGGAGCAGTACGCATTGACACACTTCACGGTATCTTCAGCGAACGATGTGCCTGCAAGGGATCCTACAGTGTGGGAGGTTCAGGGCTCGAACGACGGTAAGAAATTTGAGACCATCTATGCCCACGATGGCGATAGTTTTTGGGATCAGCGACTGCAAGTCGTCCTGTTTGAGGCGGGGGAAGATTACGACAAGCAAAAAACCGGGTATCGGTTTTTTCGGCATGTTACTTTTGACACCGCAGCGAACCCAGCTGGGGCATACTTCCAAATTGGCGAAATTGAGTTCTTCGGCGATGATAGTTATCCGGTAGATCCTAAAACCAAGCTCGCAACCACATGGGGGCGCATCAAAAACGCCCGATAA